One window of the Pedosphaera parvula Ellin514 genome contains the following:
- a CDS encoding 2-oxoacid:acceptor oxidoreductase subunit alpha, giving the protein MSEATLPTQSQGGAPKVSKISEAVIRIAGNSQDGIQAIGGFLARLAGRSEQEVMTFMTIPATISGGPSIFQVRIGSGEVLSSGDDADVLLAFYQHSYEGHIGSLKKGGIVLYDSDHVEAKPELQADYHHVGVPISGLTVEAIGGTAKDKGKNIFALGLIAKMFDLNVPKLEKLVGERFTGKDPSILNNALAAFHAGYSHSLGNVIETFKFVDAAKKNGHQVVMNGNEAIGFGLIAAGVRFGAGYPITPWSDIMELLRRELPKYGGTFVQCEDEIASISMAIGGSYGGRVAVTGSSGPGISLKTEALGWAVMAEIPLIVVDIQRGGPSTGMPTNVEQSDLNIACFGGHGDSPRVVIAPANVEDCFYMAIEAVNIARKYNVPVILISDQAIATRIEAFEEPNLEKVCQDITPDLTPVADHKPYDLSTADGVTARVVPGTRIESGKYPIATGLEHDEMGHPTGSPKLHTQMTAKRRKKLQALGASLPIPKLHGPSEGNVLLVGWGSTEGPIKEAVDRARAAGDSVSSIHIRHINPLPPGLENIFAGFNHVLVVEMNDEGLYGYGQLGGLLRARYGDSKIRGLNKTDGLTFKVKEIVEKARATVATGMRKM; this is encoded by the coding sequence ATGAGCGAAGCAACTTTGCCGACCCAGTCTCAGGGCGGCGCACCCAAGGTCTCCAAGATATCCGAGGCGGTCATCCGCATCGCAGGCAATTCCCAGGACGGTATTCAAGCCATTGGCGGCTTCCTGGCCCGTCTCGCCGGTCGTAGCGAACAGGAAGTCATGACCTTCATGACCATTCCTGCAACAATCTCCGGCGGTCCTTCTATTTTCCAGGTCCGCATCGGCTCCGGCGAAGTGCTCAGCTCTGGTGATGACGCAGATGTGCTCCTCGCTTTCTACCAACACTCCTACGAAGGCCACATTGGTTCGCTCAAAAAAGGCGGTATCGTTCTTTACGATTCTGATCACGTGGAAGCCAAACCCGAACTTCAGGCGGACTATCACCACGTCGGCGTTCCCATCTCCGGTCTGACTGTTGAAGCCATCGGCGGCACTGCCAAGGACAAAGGTAAAAACATTTTCGCTCTCGGTTTGATCGCCAAGATGTTCGACCTGAATGTTCCCAAGCTCGAGAAACTGGTTGGCGAACGTTTCACCGGCAAGGACCCGAGCATTCTCAATAATGCTCTCGCCGCTTTCCACGCCGGCTATAGCCATTCTCTGGGCAATGTCATCGAGACTTTCAAGTTTGTTGACGCCGCCAAGAAAAATGGTCATCAGGTGGTCATGAACGGTAACGAAGCCATCGGCTTCGGCCTCATCGCCGCCGGTGTTCGCTTCGGCGCTGGTTATCCCATCACTCCCTGGTCCGACATCATGGAACTCCTGCGTCGCGAGTTGCCCAAATACGGCGGCACTTTCGTGCAGTGCGAAGATGAAATCGCCTCCATCTCAATGGCTATCGGCGGCAGTTATGGCGGCCGTGTCGCAGTCACTGGTTCCAGCGGTCCTGGCATCTCGCTTAAGACTGAAGCGCTCGGCTGGGCGGTCATGGCTGAAATTCCCTTGATTGTTGTCGATATCCAACGCGGCGGCCCTTCCACGGGCATGCCAACGAACGTCGAACAGTCCGACTTGAACATCGCCTGTTTCGGCGGTCACGGTGATTCTCCCCGCGTAGTCATCGCTCCGGCCAACGTTGAAGATTGTTTCTACATGGCAATCGAAGCCGTGAATATCGCCCGTAAATACAATGTTCCGGTCATCTTGATTTCGGATCAAGCCATCGCCACCCGTATCGAAGCTTTTGAAGAACCGAATCTCGAGAAGGTTTGCCAGGACATCACCCCTGATCTGACCCCGGTCGCCGATCATAAGCCTTACGATCTTTCAACTGCCGACGGCGTCACTGCTCGCGTAGTGCCTGGCACTCGCATCGAGAGTGGCAAATATCCCATCGCCACCGGTCTTGAGCACGACGAAATGGGCCATCCCACCGGTTCGCCCAAACTGCACACCCAGATGACGGCCAAGCGCCGCAAGAAACTCCAGGCTCTCGGTGCTTCACTGCCCATCCCGAAACTCCATGGCCCTTCGGAAGGCAATGTCCTCCTGGTTGGCTGGGGTTCCACCGAAGGTCCAATCAAGGAAGCCGTCGACCGCGCCCGCGCGGCCGGTGACAGCGTTTCTTCGATTCATATCCGCCACATCAATCCATTGCCTCCCGGCTTGGAAAACATCTTCGCCGGCTTCAATCACGTGCTCGTGGTCGAAATGAACGATGAAGGTCTCTACGGCTACGGTCAGCTCGGCGGTTTGCTCCGCGCCCGCTACGGTGATTCAAAGATTCGCGGCCTGAACAAGACCGACGGCTTGACCTTCAAGGTCAAGGAAATCGTTGAAAAGGCTCGCGCCACTGTCGCGACCGGTATGCGCAAAATGTAA
- a CDS encoding thiamine pyrophosphate-dependent enzyme, whose amino-acid sequence MSSTISAVPAPASEERKGLTKKEISADHPTWCPGCGDFSVLALYFKLIEKRKLWHEKITTVAGIGCSSRFPYFVQAHGVHYIHGRALPFASGISLSRPDLHLFVFGGDGDAFSIGGNHFNHTARKNIKLTYVVMDNWVYGLTKKQTSPTSPIGFKSKTDLTGALDQPINPMKQAIAAGATFVARTTHTNPNHVLQMMEAAMDHDGFSFIECLSECVEFYEGAFDSSNPRKGGVFNTVPADHDVTDEIAAYKLAGEPFPGHFGIFYKNTRPTKNANEQKIIAAAREKVNGLKDHQILQKTFDRLK is encoded by the coding sequence ATGAGTTCCACCATTTCTGCCGTTCCCGCTCCCGCAAGCGAAGAGCGTAAAGGCCTTACTAAAAAGGAAATCTCAGCCGATCATCCTACGTGGTGCCCCGGTTGCGGTGACTTCTCCGTCCTCGCTCTCTATTTCAAACTCATTGAAAAGCGCAAGCTCTGGCACGAAAAGATCACTACGGTAGCCGGCATCGGTTGCTCCAGCCGTTTCCCCTACTTCGTCCAGGCACATGGCGTCCATTACATTCATGGTCGCGCCCTTCCCTTCGCCAGCGGGATCTCGCTGAGCCGCCCTGATCTCCACCTATTTGTGTTTGGTGGCGACGGCGACGCGTTCTCCATCGGCGGCAACCATTTCAATCACACCGCTCGTAAGAACATCAAGCTGACTTACGTCGTTATGGACAACTGGGTTTACGGCCTGACCAAAAAGCAGACCTCGCCCACCTCGCCCATTGGCTTCAAGAGCAAGACCGACTTGACTGGTGCCTTGGATCAGCCGATTAACCCGATGAAGCAGGCCATCGCAGCCGGCGCCACCTTCGTCGCCCGCACGACTCACACCAACCCGAATCACGTGTTGCAGATGATGGAAGCCGCCATGGACCATGATGGCTTCAGCTTCATCGAATGCTTGAGCGAATGCGTGGAATTCTATGAAGGCGCTTTTGATTCCTCCAATCCGCGCAAGGGTGGTGTCTTCAACACCGTTCCTGCAGACCATGACGTGACCGACGAAATCGCTGCCTATAAGCTCGCTGGCGAACCATTCCCCGGCCACTTCGGCATTTTCTACAAGAATACCCGTCCGACCAAGAATGCGAACGAACAGAAGATCATCGCTGCCGCTCGCGAAAAGGTAAATGGCCTCAAGGATCACCAGATCCTGCAAAAGACTTTCGATCGCTTGAAATAA